The sequence TCATGGCGGCAATGGCCGTGTTGAACTGGAATTTGTTTTCGATGTCGCGCTCCACCCGGCGCACGGTATCGTGCTCCTTGCGGCGCAGTTCAGCTTCGCTCTCGCCGAGCGTTCCCTCCACGCTTACGCACGTGCCGACAGGGGAGAGGACGTCATCGAGCTCGTCCACCAGACGCCAGAGACGGTTCAGAAAGCGGCTCGCGCCTTCGATGCCCTTGTCGTTCCATTCCAGATCTTTTTCCGGCGGAGCGGCGAAAAGACAGAACAGGCGGACCGTGTCCGCTCCGTACTTGGCGATCATCTCGTCGGGATCGACCACGTTGCCCTTGGACTTGGACATCTTGGAACCATGCAGCAGGACCATGCCCTGGGTCAGCAGGTTCTTGAAGGGTTCGTCATGGGTGAGGTAGCCCTCGTCGCGCAGAGCCTTGACGAAAAAGCGCGAATACAAAAGGTGCAGGATGGCATGCTCGATACCTCCGATGTACTGGTCCACGGGCATCCAGTAGGCGACCTCGGCCGGGTCGAAAGCCGTGGTCTCGTTGCGGGCGGAGGTGTAGCGGGCGAAATACCAGGATGACTCGACGAATGTGTCCATGGTGTCCGTCTCGCGCCGGGCGGGCTTGCCGCAGGTCGGGCAGGGTACGTTCACGAAGCTTTCGCACCCGGGCAGGGGCGAGCGTCCGTCGGCGTTGACCTTGACGTCCAGGGGCAGCTCCACCGGGAGCTGGCTGGCGGGCACGGGCACGATGCCGCAGTCGTCGCAATAGATGACCGGGATGGGCGCGCCCCAGTAGCGCTGGCGTGAAATATTCCAGTCGCGCAGCCTGTAGTTGACCGTGGGCTTGCCCAGACCGCCTGCGGCGAGATGGTCGATGATGGCCTTCTTGGCGGCCTCGCTGTCCATGCCGTCGAACTCGCCTGAGTTGGCCATGACGCCGGGGTCGGTGAAGGCCTCGGTCATGGTCGCAAGGTCAAGGGCGCCCTCCCGGGGCATGATGACAATCTGTTTGGGCAGGTCGTACTTGGCCGCAAATTCAAAATCGCGCTGATCGTGGGCCGGTACCGCCATGACCGCGCCCGTGCCGTAGCCCATGAGCACGAAATTGGCCACATAGATGGGCATTTCGCGGCCCGTAAGGGGATTTATGCAGTACTGTCCGGTGAAGACGCCTTCCTTTTCCAGGTCATCGGCGGTGCGGACGATGCGGTCCATTTTGGCGATGCGGTCCACGAATTCGCCTACCGCGGCTTCCTGGGCGGTTCCGGCGACAAGCTTCTCCACCAGAGGATGTTCCGGAGCCAGGCTCATGAACGTCGCGCCGAAGAGCGTGTCGGGCCGGGTCGTGAACACGGGGATCGCTTCGTCCAGATCTTTGACCTTGAAGGAGATCTCGGCACCGATGCTTTTGCCGATCCAGTTGCGCTGCATGGTCAGCACCCGTTCGGGCCAGCCGTCGGTCAGCTTGTCCAGATCCGCCAGAAGCTCCTCGGCATAGTCGGTGATGCGCAGGAACCACTGTGAGAGCTGCTTCTGCTGCACCTCGGAGTCGCAGCGCCAGCACAGCCCTTCCTCGACCTGCTCGTTGGCCAGCACGGTGTGGCAGCTCGGGCACCAGTTGACCGGCGCGTTCTTGCGATAAACCAGTCCTTTTTCCAGAAATTTGAGAAAGAATTCCTGCTCGAAACGGTAGTATCCCGGGTGGCAGGTCGCGATTTCCCGGTCCCAGTCATAGGAGTAGCCCAAACGTTTCAGCTGGGCGCGCATGTAGGCGATGTTTTCGTAGGTCCACTTGGCGGGGTGGGTGTTGTTCTTGATGGCCGCGTTCTCGGCGGGCAGGCCGAAGGCGTCCCAGCCCATGGGATGGAAGACGTTGAAGCCCTGCATGCGCTTGTAGCGGGCGACCACGTCACCGATGGAGTAGTTGCGCACATGTCCCATGTGGATGCGTCCCGACGGATAGGGGAACATTTCCAGGACATAGTATTTTTCGCCGTCCCGGGACATGTCGGTCCGAAAACAGGCCTTCTCTTCCCAGGCCTGCTGCCATTTTTCCTCGATCTGCTTGAAATCGTAATGCCTCATGCTTTCCTCAAGATTCCGTGTTGCCGGACTGAATTGTCTTGTGTTCGTTACGCTGGGCACCCTTGGCTGCGGCGTCGAGCACTCCGTTGACAAAAGTCTTGGAGTTGTCGTCTCCGAAATCCTTGGCCAGTTCGATGGCCTCGTTCATGGCCACCTT is a genomic window of Desulfomicrobium baculatum DSM 4028 containing:
- the leuS gene encoding leucine--tRNA ligase, producing the protein MRHYDFKQIEEKWQQAWEEKACFRTDMSRDGEKYYVLEMFPYPSGRIHMGHVRNYSIGDVVARYKRMQGFNVFHPMGWDAFGLPAENAAIKNNTHPAKWTYENIAYMRAQLKRLGYSYDWDREIATCHPGYYRFEQEFFLKFLEKGLVYRKNAPVNWCPSCHTVLANEQVEEGLCWRCDSEVQQKQLSQWFLRITDYAEELLADLDKLTDGWPERVLTMQRNWIGKSIGAEISFKVKDLDEAIPVFTTRPDTLFGATFMSLAPEHPLVEKLVAGTAQEAAVGEFVDRIAKMDRIVRTADDLEKEGVFTGQYCINPLTGREMPIYVANFVLMGYGTGAVMAVPAHDQRDFEFAAKYDLPKQIVIMPREGALDLATMTEAFTDPGVMANSGEFDGMDSEAAKKAIIDHLAAGGLGKPTVNYRLRDWNISRQRYWGAPIPVIYCDDCGIVPVPASQLPVELPLDVKVNADGRSPLPGCESFVNVPCPTCGKPARRETDTMDTFVESSWYFARYTSARNETTAFDPAEVAYWMPVDQYIGGIEHAILHLLYSRFFVKALRDEGYLTHDEPFKNLLTQGMVLLHGSKMSKSKGNVVDPDEMIAKYGADTVRLFCLFAAPPEKDLEWNDKGIEGASRFLNRLWRLVDELDDVLSPVGTCVSVEGTLGESEAELRRKEHDTVRRVERDIENKFQFNTAIAAMMELVNSLYATKDDLRASKNGPRLLSSAISSLLVTLSPIAPHVCEEVWDRMGYTRTLAAEPWPAHDPEALRTSEVTVVLQVNGKLRSQITVAADATSEEIETQAMNDQNVSRHIEGKTIVKTIVIPGKLVNVVVR